ATATCACCTCTCTTAGATCTTTGTGCCTCGTTCGTTTTCAATGCTCGAGAATGTTGATGGGTGAGACTCTTGGCTCCATTTACATGCCTTTAAGATGGTGAGTTCATGCACCTAGTTTCGTCATTTTGGTCAAAAAAATAAATTCTAGCAGTTGTGATTCTCGTGAGTTGATAACGCTTGCGATACTTTAGGAGAAGTTTCACTTTTAGTTACTGCCACGGTTATTGAATTTTGAGGTATGAATAATCTTTTACTAGGGTCTCACAATGAGTGTCAGTTTTCTTATGTGAATTAACAAAGAGAATCACCCAAATAAGTGATGTAGGTTTCACGTTGATGATTGTGATTTGTTGATCGGGTGCCTGCAAGTGAGGACGGTGTGTCTGCAAAGATATTTTGATGTTAAAGTAAGACGAAGTAAATATAGATAACAAGTAtgaaaatttattgaataatcatACATTAGATATGAGTCTCTGTTTCTAGAGTGATTGGACTCATGTGCGCTCAAACACTTACTTATTGTGATGGTATTTAAGATCATCAATGGATAAATATGAcattctaaataaataaatggtaATACTTATTTAGTTTGAATTCTAGATGCTTAGTAAGCTATCGGGTTGTATCCTCTTTTATGTCAAGATAAACACCTTAAATTATGTGTATTTTTATCTGACTACTAGATATTCTCTGATTTTTTAGATGTGAACTCTATTGAAGATTCATTATAGTTGGATTAGAttgtactccctccgtctcataataagtgtctcatttgcactttttccttgtctcaaattaattgtccattttcaattccaatgcatcaatcattattatttttccactattatacccctatttattaactttcacgttattcaactactattaataggggtattctagtaaatgacattaacttttttactaaaaccaacacattcaatcattttcttaaaaaccgcgcattaCTCAAATGAGACATtaatatgagacggagggagtatgaaTCATATCATTAAATCTTTAAAATTAGTTTCCACCCTTCATGCACCTTCATGCACTGATTTAGGAAAAGAAAAAGGCAAGATTCTCAAAAGGTGCCAACTTGCTTTAAATTCACCTCTCACACAATTCATGTAGAAAATCTTTCTGACAAAGAAGAGAATAGTTTTTTCTCTCTATCTTACTTGGCTCAATATCTTAGCTTCTCTATCTTACTTGGAATGAAACCAATAGTGTAAACAAAGACGGCACCATGCCATCATTTGCATGTGTCAACTCATTTATGCAAAGCCAAGTACAAAATAATTCCAAACCCTATCTCAAATGGCAACACAATAAAACTCTTTCATAATTGAGTACTACCCTTCACATGAATAAACCAACACAATAACTCATCAAAATACTCAACTAACCGTTCATCCCCTCtaaccctttattttattttctttagagTAAAAAGCCAAATGCATGAGTGAGACTCTCtcattatattttttgaaaatgttgATATTGTAAACATGTCATCTAGTTTCTCTTTGATTAGTTATTTTTTTCTCTAAATTTATTgcattagttattttatttttaagcatTTGAATGAgatgataatatatatattttttttaacttcattATAAATTTTAGGTTAAATTATGTTCTAAAAATGAAGTAATGttaactttttttgaaaaaaataattatattataccATTTATTATATAGTTTTCAAAAACTTGAATAATTTGTCTACACATAGTggatattaaaaatatttgtatatataacctaatttaatatatatatatatatatatatatatatatatatatatatatatatatatatatatatatatatatatatataattttaataaatattataatagtaATGTTTCTAGCACATTCAAGAATCAAAATTATTGTTTACTTTTTTCATTATTTcatcatattttttataaaataaaaaacaccaTATATAGACAAATTTCACCGAAAACCCCTTCCAAATAAGTTCCATTATTTTTTTACTCTTTATAAATTATCCTCTGTATTTTCTTAACTCAACACCGCCTACTCTGTTTTCATCCAAATGACTCTGTTTTCGCCATTACCCTTCTTTTCTAACCACACAACCACCATTACCAATGCTTCCCTTCTAAGAAAACCAACATTTTCTATTACCCTTTTCTTCCATTTTCACAATAAATCCATTGAATCATCCACcaacatcatcttcttcttcttcttatctccCTGTTTTTCTCTGTTTTTTCCTCTGTTTTTCCCTGTTTCTTCCTCTGTTTCTCACAATAATACATAGATGAGTGATGCATATGTTGCTGCATTTGAGGAATTTCTGCAAGGATGGTTGAATCGTCAAAGAAACTACCTTGATGAGCTTCTTTCAGCTCAACAGCTTCAACAACAGATGGATGGTACCGAAAGGATGAATCTGTTAAACAGAGTGATCTGTCACTATGGACAATACTATGAGGAGAAATCAAAGATAGCccatcagaacattcttcttgttttctcACCACCATGGTTAAGTTCATTGGAAAAATCATATCTTTGGATTGCAGGGTTCAAACCAGGGCTTACATTTCATCTTGTGAACAAAACTCTTGAGGGTGATCTGTCAGAGGAGCAGAAGGAGAGGTTGGATGAGCTCAAGCAAGAGACAAAGATGAAGGAGAGGGAACTCAATGATGAGATGGCTAAGGTTCATGAGAGTACCGCGGCGCCGCCGCTTCTTGATTTGATTAGAAGCCATGGAAGGGTGTGTTTGAGTAGGTCATTCATGGCAGAGGGAAGTAATGTTCCTAACACATTTAAAGAAAAATTGGAGAATTTGGTGACAAATGCTGATGCTTTGAGGACTGAGACAGCTCTGAGAGTTGTGCAGATACTGAGACCTGCTCAAGTTCTTAAATTTTTTGTTGCTGTGGCTGAGCTTCAGCTTAGGGTCAGGTCTTTGGGTTTGGATAAGGATGCTGAGAGTGGAAATCAAGGATGAACTGAACTGAAtcattagaatttttttaaggtttttttctGTAAAGTGTTTTTCTGTTGTGTAATACATAAGCCTTA
The Vicia villosa cultivar HV-30 ecotype Madison, WI linkage group LG6, Vvil1.0, whole genome shotgun sequence genome window above contains:
- the LOC131609382 gene encoding protein ZW2-like, with protein sequence MSDAYVAAFEEFLQGWLNRQRNYLDELLSAQQLQQQMDGTERMNLLNRVICHYGQYYEEKSKIAHQNILLVFSPPWLSSLEKSYLWIAGFKPGLTFHLVNKTLEGDLSEEQKERLDELKQETKMKERELNDEMAKVHESTAAPPLLDLIRSHGRVCLSRSFMAEGSNVPNTFKEKLENLVTNADALRTETALRVVQILRPAQVLKFFVAVAELQLRVRSLGLDKDAESGNQG